In candidate division WOR-3 bacterium, the genomic stretch GATACGAAAGTGGCTGCGGTTTTAAGACCATGTGAACTCCGGGCGGTGGTTGAGTTAATTAAACTCCAGCAGGTGTCACGGGAAAACATAGTCTTAATCGGAATGGACTGCCCGGGCACATATAAACCAGGTCAAGGTATAGGTTCAGGCTCTACCTCTGACTTAACCTCAACCTTTCTGTCGGCACAGGATGGATACTTAAAGGACGAGAGATTGCGGGCAGCGTGTCAAATGTGCGAGTTTCCAACTCCGCTTTTTGCTGACCTGTCAATCGGGTTTTTAGGCATGAATCCCAAGGAGTCGCTCTATGTTGATGCGGCAAATGAAGAGGGTGAATCTCTCCTTGAAGGGGTGGATATGATTCCAATAGAGGCTGTGCCAGATGAACGGCGCAACTATATAAACCGGTTTATCGAGGTGCGTCAGAGGGTAGCCGCAGACAAAATCGCTGAATTTGACAGGATAGGTTTAGGCGCGGAGAACTTGGTAAGGTATTTTGCCAACTGCCTTAACTGCCATAACTGTATGAAGGTCTGCCCGGTCTGTTACTGCCGTGAGTGCTTCTTTGAGTCGGATGTTTGGGAAAGGGACCTTGAAGAGCAGATTCGGATAGTCAGCCGTAAGGGTCTGAACCGTATGCCTGCAGGTACTTTGCTCTTTCATCTCACCAGGATGAATCATATGATGACCTCCTGTGTTCAATGCGGGGTCTGCGAAGACTCCTGTCCGGCAGGAATCGGTTTGAGTGTCCTGTTCAAAAAGGTTTCGCGCAACGCTCAAGCGGAGTTTGGGTATCTCTCTGGCAGGTCGCTTGATGAACCCCTGCCTCTGACAACATTCCGGGAGGATGAGTTCAGACACCTCGGCGAGGAGTAACCT encodes the following:
- a CDS encoding 4Fe-4S dicluster domain-containing protein, producing the protein MGILQVKNKAPEQTLRDIYAHWLKAKRVSALLVPAVSSLGVATPVLISDPDKISQVSPFLPVMSVNGASIVAAIAAKGVPDTKVAAVLRPCELRAVVELIKLQQVSRENIVLIGMDCPGTYKPGQGIGSGSTSDLTSTFLSAQDGYLKDERLRAACQMCEFPTPLFADLSIGFLGMNPKESLYVDAANEEGESLLEGVDMIPIEAVPDERRNYINRFIEVRQRVAADKIAEFDRIGLGAENLVRYFANCLNCHNCMKVCPVCYCRECFFESDVWERDLEEQIRIVSRKGLNRMPAGTLLFHLTRMNHMMTSCVQCGVCEDSCPAGIGLSVLFKKVSRNAQAEFGYLSGRSLDEPLPLTTFREDEFRHLGEE